A region of Plantactinospora sp. BC1 DNA encodes the following proteins:
- a CDS encoding alpha/beta hydrolase family protein, translating to MAEATVGTDRVGAGPPGRPGRIISVSPVTLPAPGRAAPLEVRVSAPVTGRNLPVILFAHGHGQVNFLNSYLGYGPIVDYFSSHGFVVIQPTHLDAMALGLREADDPDAPLYARARAEDMSRILDQLDVIEKAVPQLAGRLDRDKVAVVGHSLGGHTAALLLGMQFDDPSRGGRKVSLADRRIRTGVMIAPPGRGGDALHDRVAELYPALNAPDFSTMRTPALVVAGDKDLSTTFTDLGPRWRMDAYFLSPGPKSLLTVFGGEHQLGGICGYDSGLTTDENPQRVAAISRLTSAYLRTAFDRRDPAWQQAREALTTGANAIGRVDSR from the coding sequence GTGGCCGAGGCGACGGTAGGCACCGATCGGGTCGGCGCCGGTCCTCCCGGCCGGCCCGGTCGGATCATCTCGGTCAGCCCGGTAACGCTGCCGGCGCCCGGCCGTGCCGCGCCTCTGGAGGTACGGGTCTCCGCCCCGGTGACCGGACGCAACCTGCCGGTCATCCTCTTCGCCCACGGCCACGGCCAGGTGAACTTCCTCAACTCGTACCTCGGCTACGGTCCGATCGTCGATTACTTCTCCTCGCACGGCTTCGTGGTGATCCAGCCCACTCACCTGGACGCGATGGCGCTCGGCCTGCGTGAAGCCGACGACCCAGACGCACCCCTGTACGCGCGGGCGCGGGCCGAGGACATGTCCCGCATCCTGGATCAGCTCGACGTGATCGAGAAGGCCGTGCCGCAGCTTGCCGGCCGCCTGGACCGGGACAAGGTCGCCGTGGTGGGCCACTCGTTGGGCGGGCACACGGCCGCCCTGCTGCTGGGCATGCAGTTCGACGATCCGTCTCGGGGCGGCCGGAAGGTGAGCCTCGCCGACCGCCGGATCAGAACGGGTGTGATGATCGCCCCGCCCGGCCGCGGCGGCGACGCGCTGCACGACCGGGTGGCCGAGCTCTACCCCGCCCTGAACGCCCCAGACTTCTCCACGATGCGGACGCCCGCGCTCGTCGTCGCGGGCGACAAGGACCTCTCCACCACCTTCACCGACCTGGGCCCGCGCTGGCGGATGGACGCGTACTTCCTCTCCCCGGGTCCCAAGTCGCTGCTCACCGTGTTCGGCGGGGAGCATCAACTCGGTGGAATCTGCGGATACGACTCCGGCCTGACCACCGACGAGAACCCGCAGCGGGTCGCCGCAATCAGCCGGCTGACCTCTGCCTACCTGCGCACCGCGTTCGATCGCCGGGATCCGGCCTGGCAGCAGGCGCGTGAGGCGCTGACGACCGGAGCCAACGCGATCGGACGGGTCGACTCCAGGTAA
- a CDS encoding SDR family NAD(P)-dependent oxidoreductase — translation MSHQFMDGSRTIVITGGSSGIGFAAATAILRSENGPWHVVLPVRDAVRGQVAVETLSAGAAAGNTVEAMAMDLSALASVRTFAAELTARVESGRIPRVHALVCNAGVQMGTRLTLTADGFETAFGVNHLGHFVLVNELLPVLRAPARVVVVSSGTHDPAALKVGPAPAWSNAEALARGILAPSAAGDNALIAGQRRYSTSKLANIYFTYALARRLPDGVTANAFDPGMVLGTSLGRSLPAPVRFVSRHVLPHLTWLLRRAVTPHIYSASKSGSALAWLATAPELAGTTGRYFAGRTAIRSSDESYDTVRADDLWNDSLSLTGVRA, via the coding sequence GTGTCACATCAGTTCATGGACGGATCCCGGACGATTGTCATCACCGGCGGAAGCAGCGGCATCGGCTTCGCAGCCGCCACCGCGATCCTGAGGTCGGAGAATGGGCCGTGGCACGTGGTGCTGCCGGTCCGGGACGCGGTCCGGGGCCAGGTCGCCGTCGAGACGCTGAGCGCCGGCGCCGCGGCGGGCAACACGGTCGAGGCGATGGCGATGGATCTGTCGGCGCTCGCCTCGGTCCGGACGTTCGCCGCCGAGCTGACCGCCCGCGTGGAGTCGGGCAGGATCCCTCGGGTGCACGCTCTGGTGTGCAACGCCGGCGTACAGATGGGGACCCGCCTGACCCTGACCGCCGACGGCTTCGAAACCGCCTTCGGGGTCAACCACCTGGGCCACTTCGTGCTGGTCAACGAGCTGCTGCCGGTGCTGCGGGCGCCCGCACGCGTTGTCGTGGTCTCTAGCGGCACCCACGACCCGGCCGCGCTGAAGGTCGGCCCGGCCCCCGCGTGGAGCAACGCGGAGGCCCTGGCCCGCGGCATCCTCGCGCCGTCGGCCGCCGGCGACAACGCGCTCATCGCCGGTCAGCGCCGCTACAGCACCTCCAAACTCGCCAACATCTACTTCACCTACGCCCTGGCCCGCCGCCTGCCTGACGGCGTCACCGCCAACGCCTTCGACCCCGGCATGGTCCTGGGCACGAGTCTGGGACGTTCGCTGCCCGCCCCGGTGCGGTTCGTCTCCCGGCACGTCCTGCCTCACCTGACGTGGCTACTTCGCCGGGCGGTGACGCCGCACATCTACTCCGCGTCGAAGTCGGGCAGCGCGCTCGCCTGGCTCGCGACCGCGCCGGAACTGGCCGGTACCACGGGTCGGTACTTCGCCGGGCGCACGGCCATCCGCTCGTCGGACGAGTCCTACGACACCGTGCGCGCGGACGACCTGTGGAACGACAGCCTCTCGTTGACCGGCGTTCGAGCCTGA